A section of the Pygocentrus nattereri isolate fPygNat1 chromosome 18, fPygNat1.pri, whole genome shotgun sequence genome encodes:
- the si:dkey-106l3.7 gene encoding uncharacterized protein si:dkey-106l3.7, whose translation MNLYRNFGCMLESWVADGFPEGSCYSEEPLEKQQDANSSDSASADSIRLPGTTLRSESEDSGVDLSSLGSTEASRSSVLTSVDSLTFKPAAICEIEEDIKPSCSSPDPSLCSSSSPCFSEASTGADRPSVDQALRGNELDWTQATGRESPFLEEGLDVGPRRRCNTTSLIRGLHAVPAGPPHRTESMGSGRPHGQPADQHRQAQTLQQLDLNDKDLAEAVCHKEPDWDGLSPGLLYLEQMCRMLEEIARLQQQNKSLQLEMNSIRGQRKTTSSQNCEISTRAHERPEVLRFEESSLSSQPFRRRTASDTWAFLRPRRKAKTQAEKFMSTDILAEEPDGNLHMPMEAQQKKAGTSLKQRISSQRKNEKLEHSRNGSLHGDKSLLKLFRNRRKTTLL comes from the exons ATGAATCTGTACAGGAATTTCGGGTGTATGCTGGAGAGCTGGGTGGCTGATGGATTCCCAGAAGGCTCCTGTTACTCAGAAGAACCTTTGGAGAAGCAGCAGGATGCCAACAGCAGCGACTCTGCTTCTGCAGATTCCATCAGACTCCCAGGAACCACTCTAAGGTCCGAATCTGAAGATTCTGGAGTGGATTTGTCCAGTCTGGGCAGCACTGAGGCCTCCAGGTCAAGTGTGTTGACCTCTGTAGACTCCCTCACATTCAAGCCAGCTGCTATATGTGAAATTGAAGAAGATATAAAACCTTCATGTTCTTCACCAGATCCATCCCTGTGCTCCTCATCATCCCCATGTTTCTCTGAGGCTTCTACAGGAGCAGACAGACCCTCAGTGGATCAGGCTTTAAGAGGAAATGAGCTGGACTGGACACAGGCTACAGGGAGAGAATCCCCTTTCCTAGAGGAAGGCCTGGATGTTGGACCTCGCAGACGCTGCAACACAACCTCACTGATCAGAGGTCTTCATGCCGTTCCAGCTGGACCACCCCACAGGACTGAAAGTATGGGGTCAGGAAGGCCTCATGGACAGCCTGCTGACCAGCACAGACAAGCACAAACTCTACAGCAGCTTGACCTCAATGACAAAGACTTAGCAGAG GCTGTGTGCCACAAGGAGCCTGACTGGGATGGTCTCTCTCCTGGCTTGCTGTATCTGGAGCAGATGTGCCGGATGCTGGAGGAAATCGCCCGGTTACAGCAGCAGAACAAAAGCCTTCAGCTGGAGATGAACAGCATCCGTGGCCAGAGGAAG ACCACCAGTTCACAGAATTGTGAAATCAGCACCAGGGCTCATGAACGACCTGAGGTCCTGCGTTTCGAGGAGTCCAGCCTTTCTTCTCAGCCTTTCCGCCGCAGGACCGCCTCTGACACATGGGCTTTTCTTAGGCCTCGAA GAAAAGCTAAAACTCAAGCTGAAAAGTTCATGTCCACAGATATTTTAGCCGAAGAGCCTGATGGCAACTTGCATATG CCCATGGAAGCACAGCAAAAGAAGGCGGGTACCAGCCTGAAGCAGAGGATTAGCTcacaaagaaagaatgagaagtTGGAGCACTCCAGGAACGGCAG CTTGCATGGTGATAAGTCATTGCTAAAACTGTTCAGGAACAGAAGAAAGACCACTCTTCTCTGA
- the fam166b gene encoding protein FAM166B isoform X1, translated as MERFPPKFSRTLVTPEPHYIPGYTGYCPQLKYHMGETYGKLTAKLLTSPEISCSQRPVLHSGRFPSIQRDMGVDTCRRQTGLGIRLDSMIPGYTGFVPRSQNYFAKTYTETCREALSEFESNEKRKVQLTSADLPPAVSYTMPDFKPRSLITPLTAVSKEAAPYKPVDPWKPLGSPYFMDDNSLHKYFISGFTGYVPKARFLIGTSYPITTNKALIQFSKEMKVGHSMREGDNSLPSAATIYPTHRGLLPSYTGHVPGYKFGYGQTFGQLTKNALAHSGASREMKSE; from the exons ATGGAGAGATTCCCTCCTAAATTCAGCAGGACGTTAGTGACGCCTGAGCCACATTATATCCCGGG GTATACAGGTTACTGTCCACAGCTGAAATATCACATGGGAGAGACGTACGGTAAGCTGACGGCAAAGCTCCTGACCTCTCCAGAGATTTCTTGCTCTCAGAGGCCGGTTCTGCACTCGGGACGTTTTCCCTCCATACAGAGGGACATGGGAGTTGATACATGTAGGAGACAGACAGGATTGGGCATACGGCTGGACAGTATGATCCCCGGATATACAg GTTTTGTTCCTAGAAGTCAGAACTACTTTGCAAAGACCTACACAGAGACGTGTCGAGAGGCTCTCAGTGAGTTTGAGTCGAATGAGAAGAGGAAAGTCCAGCTAACATCAGCTGATCTGCCGCCTGCAGTCAGTTACACAATGCCAGACTTCAAg CCACGGAGCCTCATCACCCCTTTAACAGCCGTCTCTAAGGAAGCTGCTCCTTACAAACCTGTGGACCCTTGGAAGCCTCTTGGATCCCCTTATTTCATGGATGACAACAGTCTGCACAAGTACTTTATTTCAG GGTTTACCGGTTATGTCCCTAAAGCTCGATTCCTGATAGGAACCAGCTATCCTATTACCACCAACAAGGCTCTGATCCAGTTCAGTAAGGAGATGAAGGTGGGTCACAGCATGAGGGAGGGGGACAACAGTCTGCCCTCAGCAGCCACCATCTACCCCACTCACCGCGGCCTTCTGCCCTCCTATACAGGCCATGTTCCAG GTTACAAATTTGGGTATGGCCAGACGTTTGGACAGCTGACCAAGAATGCTCTGGCACACAGCGGTGCCAGCAGAGAGATGAAGAGCGAGTGA
- the fam166b gene encoding protein FAM166B isoform X2 encodes MGETYGKLTAKLLTSPEISCSQRPVLHSGRFPSIQRDMGVDTCRRQTGLGIRLDSMIPGYTGFVPRSQNYFAKTYTETCREALSEFESNEKRKVQLTSADLPPAVSYTMPDFKPRSLITPLTAVSKEAAPYKPVDPWKPLGSPYFMDDNSLHKYFISGFTGYVPKARFLIGTSYPITTNKALIQFSKEMKVGHSMREGDNSLPSAATIYPTHRGLLPSYTGHVPGYKFGYGQTFGQLTKNALAHSGASREMKSE; translated from the exons ATGGGAGAGACGTACGGTAAGCTGACGGCAAAGCTCCTGACCTCTCCAGAGATTTCTTGCTCTCAGAGGCCGGTTCTGCACTCGGGACGTTTTCCCTCCATACAGAGGGACATGGGAGTTGATACATGTAGGAGACAGACAGGATTGGGCATACGGCTGGACAGTATGATCCCCGGATATACAg GTTTTGTTCCTAGAAGTCAGAACTACTTTGCAAAGACCTACACAGAGACGTGTCGAGAGGCTCTCAGTGAGTTTGAGTCGAATGAGAAGAGGAAAGTCCAGCTAACATCAGCTGATCTGCCGCCTGCAGTCAGTTACACAATGCCAGACTTCAAg CCACGGAGCCTCATCACCCCTTTAACAGCCGTCTCTAAGGAAGCTGCTCCTTACAAACCTGTGGACCCTTGGAAGCCTCTTGGATCCCCTTATTTCATGGATGACAACAGTCTGCACAAGTACTTTATTTCAG GGTTTACCGGTTATGTCCCTAAAGCTCGATTCCTGATAGGAACCAGCTATCCTATTACCACCAACAAGGCTCTGATCCAGTTCAGTAAGGAGATGAAGGTGGGTCACAGCATGAGGGAGGGGGACAACAGTCTGCCCTCAGCAGCCACCATCTACCCCACTCACCGCGGCCTTCTGCCCTCCTATACAGGCCATGTTCCAG GTTACAAATTTGGGTATGGCCAGACGTTTGGACAGCTGACCAAGAATGCTCTGGCACACAGCGGTGCCAGCAGAGAGATGAAGAGCGAGTGA